From a region of the Deinococcus aestuarii genome:
- a CDS encoding DUF1775 domain-containing protein produces the protein MSTRILALLLALGLCVAAAHATVRTETGLTESRVGASETYRLNVPTEKAVNTTQVRLVVPAGVAITRFQVTPGFVRTVKTNADGVVTEVTWRGTIAPQEYARFFFQARNPEQAATLSWKVYQTYADGSVVLWDDSDPEQTPASKTTVK, from the coding sequence GTGTCCACCCGGATCCTTGCCCTGCTGCTCGCCCTCGGCCTTTGCGTCGCCGCCGCCCACGCCACCGTCCGCACCGAGACGGGCCTGACCGAGAGCCGGGTCGGCGCCTCCGAGACCTACCGCCTGAACGTGCCCACCGAGAAGGCCGTGAACACGACCCAGGTTCGCCTCGTCGTTCCAGCGGGGGTGGCGATCACGCGCTTTCAGGTCACGCCCGGCTTTGTGCGAACGGTGAAGACGAACGCCGACGGTGTGGTGACCGAGGTGACCTGGCGCGGCACCATCGCCCCGCAGGAGTACGCCCGCTTCTTCTTCCAGGCCCGCAACCCGGAGCAGGCCGCAACCCTGAGCTGGAAGGTCTACCAGACCTACGCCGACGGCTCGGTCGTCCTCTGGGACGACTCCGACCCCGAGCAGACGCCCGCGAGCAAGACCACCGTCAAATGA
- a CDS encoding copper resistance CopC family protein, with protein sequence MRFLLPLFAALTLGSALAHTEVTSVTPAANARVAAPKTVTLTFSEPIHLRFSTLKVVPLPTGADPTQTAAAALTRRDDAPSRADTAPALNGMAARVTLPLRPGLKPGAYLIAWRLLSEDGHPVSGHSVFHVR encoded by the coding sequence ATGCGTTTCCTGCTCCCCCTGTTCGCCGCCCTGACCCTGGGCTCGGCCCTCGCCCACACCGAGGTCACCTCGGTCACGCCCGCCGCGAACGCCCGGGTGGCGGCGCCGAAGACGGTCACGCTGACCTTTAGCGAACCCATCCATCTCAGGTTCTCGACCCTCAAGGTCGTGCCCCTGCCCACCGGGGCAGACCCTACCCAGACGGCCGCCGCCGCCCTCACCCGCCGGGACGACGCCCCCTCCCGGGCCGACACCGCTCCCGCCCTGAACGGGATGGCGGCCCGGGTGACCCTCCCACTGCGCCCCGGCCTGAAACCCGGCGCCTACCTGATCGCGTGGCGCCTTCTCTCGGAGGACGGCCACCCCGTCAGCGGTCACTCGGTCTTTCACGTCCGGTGA
- a CDS encoding CopD family protein: MIPPLAAAALLGFLGTLLLLGGVLARHSLTPGHPRRRWPALGLALLGLGAALEVGWTLAGLGFLTGDALAYLTGTAPGRAALTGVVGGALLLAAERLAWPAPLLLPAAALLWGLAGTGHGATHGPGVRLLTALHAGAMSVWLGGVFALLTHPAPTAALARRFTPVALACVGLLALSGAALTLTHAGPPPGLPESGYGRTLLLKLAVFAAALLAAGLVRGAFAGRGPPRAALALEAGLLLGVLAVTAALGTTAPPSR; the protein is encoded by the coding sequence TTGATTCCCCCCCTCGCCGCCGCCGCCCTGCTGGGGTTCCTGGGCACGCTGCTCCTCCTCGGGGGCGTCCTCGCCCGCCACTCGCTCACCCCGGGGCACCCGCGCCGCCGCTGGCCCGCCCTCGGCCTCGCCCTGCTCGGCCTGGGGGCCGCGCTGGAGGTCGGCTGGACCCTCGCGGGCCTGGGGTTCCTGACCGGGGACGCCCTCGCCTACCTCACGGGCACCGCGCCCGGTCGCGCCGCCCTGACCGGGGTGGTCGGCGGGGCCCTGCTCCTCGCCGCCGAGCGGCTTGCCTGGCCCGCGCCGCTCCTCCTGCCCGCCGCCGCGCTGCTGTGGGGGCTGGCGGGGACCGGGCACGGCGCCACCCACGGCCCCGGCGTCCGGCTGCTCACCGCCCTGCACGCGGGCGCGATGAGCGTGTGGCTGGGCGGCGTGTTCGCCCTCCTCACCCACCCGGCCCCCACCGCCGCCCTGGCCCGGCGCTTCACGCCCGTGGCCCTGGCCTGCGTGGGCCTGCTCGCCCTCAGCGGCGCGGCCCTCACCCTCACCCACGCCGGACCCCCCCCGGGCCTCCCGGAGAGCGGCTACGGGCGCACCCTGCTGCTCAAGCTCGCCGTCTTCGCCGCTGCTCTCCTCGCCGCCGGGCTCGTCCGGGGCGCCTTCGCCGGCCGGGGACCTCCCCGCGCGGCCCTCGCCCTGGAGGCCGGGCTGCTCCTGGGGGTCCTCGCGGTGACGGCGGCCCTGGGCACGACCGCGCCACCCTCCCGCTGA
- a CDS encoding aspartate kinase — MAHSLLVMKFGGTNMQDAGAVRHSASLAARSIREGVRVVVVVSAMAGVTNQLLRLADAAEKGDIAAANDEIAALRTRHFAAAQDLGAAPDRETVREIRELHETLRQAVYGVYLLRELTARSRDLIVAFGERLSAPLMQVALEGQGVRAHHLSGGQAGIVTDSHFGNARPLPGSYERIHDRLGGLLGAGVTPVVAGFMGETESGAITTLGRGGTDFSATIIGKALGADEVWAWKDVDGVMSADPRVVREARNIEVLSYGEVMELAYFGAKVLHPLAVTPLRESGIPLRVKSAADPGFPGTLVQEESHNEPGHPVKAVTAIRGVSLINVSGAGALGVPEVVASLFSAIARENITLLMVSQSSSMSNVSLAVQGVDARRTLAALRGSVTGELQVEDKGGVAVLAIVGAGMRGQKGVAARLFGALAQHDINILMISQGSSELNISVAIEEPQVESATRAVHAAFALGERATAAD, encoded by the coding sequence ATGGCGCACTCGCTCCTCGTGATGAAGTTCGGCGGCACCAACATGCAGGACGCGGGCGCGGTCCGCCACAGCGCCAGCTTGGCGGCCCGGTCCATCCGCGAGGGGGTGAGGGTGGTGGTCGTCGTCTCCGCGATGGCGGGCGTGACCAACCAACTCCTGCGCCTCGCCGACGCCGCCGAGAAGGGCGACATCGCCGCCGCCAACGACGAGATCGCCGCCCTGCGCACCCGCCACTTCGCGGCCGCCCAGGACCTCGGCGCCGCCCCCGACCGTGAGACCGTGCGCGAAATCCGCGAGCTGCACGAGACCCTGCGGCAGGCCGTCTACGGCGTCTACCTCCTGCGCGAACTCACCGCCCGCTCCCGCGACCTGATCGTCGCCTTCGGCGAGCGGCTCAGCGCGCCCCTGATGCAAGTCGCGCTGGAGGGCCAGGGCGTGCGCGCCCACCACCTCAGCGGCGGCCAGGCGGGCATCGTCACCGACAGCCACTTCGGCAACGCCCGGCCCCTGCCCGGCAGCTACGAGCGCATCCACGACCGCCTGGGAGGCCTGCTCGGCGCGGGGGTGACCCCGGTTGTGGCGGGCTTCATGGGCGAGACCGAGAGCGGCGCGATCACCACCCTGGGCCGGGGCGGCACCGACTTCTCCGCCACCATCATCGGCAAGGCCCTCGGCGCCGACGAGGTGTGGGCCTGGAAGGACGTGGACGGCGTGATGAGCGCCGACCCCCGCGTCGTGCGGGAGGCCCGCAACATCGAGGTCCTGAGCTACGGCGAGGTGATGGAACTCGCCTACTTCGGCGCCAAGGTCTTGCATCCCCTCGCCGTGACGCCCCTGCGGGAAAGCGGCATCCCCCTGCGGGTCAAGAGCGCCGCCGACCCCGGCTTCCCCGGCACCCTGGTGCAAGAAGAGTCCCACAACGAGCCCGGCCACCCCGTCAAGGCGGTCACCGCCATTCGCGGGGTCAGCCTGATCAACGTGTCGGGCGCGGGGGCCCTCGGCGTGCCCGAGGTCGTCGCCAGCCTCTTTAGCGCCATCGCCCGCGAGAACATCACCCTGCTGATGGTCTCCCAGTCGAGTTCGATGAGCAACGTCTCCCTCGCCGTGCAGGGGGTGGACGCCAGGCGCACCCTGGCGGCCCTGCGGGGCTCGGTCACCGGCGAACTCCAGGTCGAGGACAAAGGCGGCGTGGCCGTCCTCGCCATCGTCGGCGCCGGGATGCGCGGCCAGAAGGGCGTCGCCGCGCGGCTCTTCGGGGCGCTGGCGCAACACGACATCAACATCCTGATGATCAGCCAGGGCTCCTCGGAGCTCAACATCAGCGTCGCCATCGAGGAACCCCAGGTCGAGAGCGCCACCCGCGCCGTCCACGCCGCCTTTGCCCTCGGGGAGCGGGCGACCGCCGCCGACTGA
- a CDS encoding phosphatase PAP2 family protein, translating into MRQRLPALLARHWRQLALLFVGVLLPLWLFADLVDDLFREGGFAWDRTVLAWYAARRTPALTGVAYALAWLGGVWGLPVLVAVVFGFLLRAGARAQAFFLIYAVAGAVALNGLAKGLFQRPRPTGLGALVQEPGFSFPSGHAMSNMAFGFALVLIFRYSRVAWPLAVLGGLWGVAVGASRNYLGVHYPSDVIAGFAASVAWVTGLYLILVRRWPVLRRAPEESAPARGE; encoded by the coding sequence GTGCGCCAACGTCTTCCGGCCCTGCTCGCCCGGCACTGGCGGCAGCTCGCGCTGCTTTTCGTGGGGGTGCTGCTGCCGCTGTGGCTGTTCGCCGATCTGGTGGACGACCTCTTCCGGGAGGGGGGCTTTGCCTGGGACCGGACGGTGCTGGCGTGGTACGCCGCGCGCCGGACCCCGGCGCTGACGGGGGTGGCGTACGCGCTGGCGTGGCTGGGCGGGGTGTGGGGGCTGCCGGTGCTCGTGGCGGTGGTGTTCGGCTTCCTGCTGCGGGCGGGGGCGCGGGCGCAGGCCTTTTTCCTGATCTACGCGGTGGCGGGGGCGGTGGCCCTCAACGGGCTGGCCAAGGGGCTGTTTCAGCGGCCGCGGCCGACCGGCTTGGGGGCGCTGGTGCAGGAACCGGGCTTTTCGTTTCCCAGCGGGCACGCGATGAGCAACATGGCCTTTGGCTTCGCGCTGGTGCTGATCTTCCGGTACTCGCGGGTCGCGTGGCCGCTGGCGGTGCTCGGCGGGCTGTGGGGGGTGGCGGTGGGGGCCAGCCGCAACTACCTGGGGGTGCATTACCCATCGGACGTCATCGCGGGCTTCGCGGCGTCGGTCGCGTGGGTCACGGGGCTCTACCTGATCCTGGTGCGGCGCTGGCCGGTGCTGCGCCGCGCCCCGGAGGAGAGCGCGCCCGCGCGCGGGGAGTGA
- the uvrC gene encoding excinuclease ABC subunit UvrC translates to MHFDDLPVLPTSPGVYIFRKGGTPIYIGKAVNLRSRVGQHFKAGGKSGKFTALADALEFITARNEVEALVLEANLIKQHRPHYNVLLKDDKHYPFLKLTNEEFPMLVVTRRVQGDGASYYGPYPDASAVRRVKHLIDTMFPLRKNSGLPLQKKPRPCLNYHMGRCLGPCIDAADPGAYRRVVEDVRGLLEGRAAHVVARLKEDMRVAARGQDFEQAARVRDRVGAVEKLFGTEQHAYVSGETDLDFLGVAQAGEYAMVQLFRMRGGRVVGRDKRFLTDAEGGGDAGEIIEAFVGDYYTQATHVPPLILLPAEFEDAPVWSEFLSERAGHRVEMRTPKRGDKADLVEMAQRNASVGLESELALLERRGDHPGLDALREVLSLPERPWRIEGYDNSNLFGTNIVSGMVVFEGGRARRGEHRRFKVRGLDHPDDYTAMRQTIFRRFTGSLSDKLPLPDLILIDGGRGQVNAALDALREAGVRVPVVGLAKREERIILPGRFGAQWWLESGTEVGVERDLLLPHTHPALRVLIGVRDEVHHYAVSYHRKLRGEGMLRSVFDDLPGIGQKRKDALLEHFTSLEDLASAPVEQIAGVPGMNLRAAQSVKDFLARRAENSTPV, encoded by the coding sequence GTGCATTTTGACGATCTGCCCGTGTTGCCCACTTCCCCTGGCGTGTACATCTTCCGCAAGGGGGGCACGCCGATCTATATCGGCAAGGCGGTGAACCTCCGGTCACGGGTGGGGCAGCATTTCAAGGCGGGGGGCAAGAGCGGGAAGTTCACGGCGCTCGCCGACGCGCTGGAGTTCATCACCGCGCGCAACGAGGTCGAGGCCCTGGTGCTGGAGGCCAACCTGATCAAGCAGCACCGCCCGCACTACAACGTGCTGCTCAAGGACGACAAGCACTATCCCTTCCTCAAGCTCACGAACGAGGAGTTCCCGATGCTGGTCGTCACCCGGCGGGTTCAAGGTGACGGGGCGAGCTACTACGGCCCCTACCCCGACGCCTCGGCGGTGCGGCGGGTCAAGCACCTGATCGACACGATGTTCCCGCTGCGCAAGAACTCGGGGCTGCCCCTCCAGAAAAAGCCCCGCCCCTGCCTGAACTACCACATGGGCCGCTGCCTGGGGCCGTGCATCGACGCCGCCGACCCCGGGGCGTACCGCCGGGTGGTGGAGGACGTGCGGGGGCTGCTGGAGGGCCGGGCCGCGCACGTCGTCGCCCGGCTGAAGGAGGACATGAGGGTCGCCGCGCGGGGGCAGGACTTCGAGCAGGCGGCCCGGGTGCGCGACCGGGTGGGGGCGGTGGAGAAGCTCTTCGGGACCGAGCAGCACGCCTACGTCAGCGGGGAGACGGACCTCGACTTCCTGGGGGTGGCGCAGGCGGGCGAGTACGCGATGGTGCAGCTCTTCCGGATGCGGGGGGGCCGGGTGGTGGGCCGCGACAAGCGCTTCCTGACGGACGCGGAGGGGGGCGGGGACGCGGGCGAGATCATCGAGGCCTTCGTGGGGGACTACTACACCCAGGCGACCCACGTGCCGCCGCTGATCCTGCTCCCCGCCGAGTTCGAGGACGCCCCGGTGTGGAGTGAGTTCCTCAGCGAGCGGGCCGGGCACCGGGTGGAGATGCGCACGCCCAAGCGCGGGGACAAGGCCGACCTCGTGGAGATGGCGCAGCGCAACGCCTCGGTGGGGCTGGAGTCCGAACTCGCGCTGCTCGAGCGTCGGGGCGACCACCCGGGGCTCGACGCGCTGCGCGAGGTGCTCTCGCTCCCCGAGCGGCCCTGGCGGATCGAGGGGTATGACAACTCGAACCTCTTCGGGACGAACATCGTCTCGGGGATGGTGGTGTTCGAGGGGGGACGGGCGCGGCGCGGGGAGCACCGCCGCTTCAAGGTCAGGGGGCTCGACCACCCCGACGACTACACGGCGATGCGGCAGACGATCTTTCGGCGGTTCACCGGGAGTCTGAGCGACAAGCTGCCGCTGCCCGACCTGATCCTGATCGACGGCGGGCGGGGGCAGGTGAACGCGGCGCTCGACGCGCTGCGGGAGGCGGGGGTGCGGGTGCCGGTGGTGGGGCTCGCCAAGCGCGAGGAGCGGATCATCCTGCCGGGTCGGTTCGGGGCGCAGTGGTGGCTGGAGTCGGGGACCGAGGTGGGGGTGGAGCGGGACCTGCTCCTGCCGCACACCCACCCGGCGCTGCGGGTGCTCATCGGGGTGCGCGACGAGGTGCACCACTATGCGGTGAGCTATCACCGCAAGCTGCGCGGGGAGGGGATGCTGCGCAGCGTGTTCGACGACCTGCCGGGGATCGGGCAAAAGCGCAAGGACGCGCTGCTGGAGCACTTCACGAGTCTGGAAGACCTCGCCTCGGCGCCGGTGGAGCAGATCGCGGGGGTGCCGGGGATGAATCTCCGGGCGGCGCAGAGTGTAAAGGACTTCCTGGCGCGGCGGGCGGAGAATTCCACGCCGGTCTAG
- a CDS encoding histidine phosphatase family protein: protein MPPARLFLVRHARTAANVSCILRGPTGADDPLDPLGETQARLVAAHLAALHLPTPRVYASPYRRARQTAQPIADALGVPVTVLEGVHEIDPGEWVGRPYADLRTHAHTLRREDGTLGFPGGESLEEVGERFRRALNRLPPGETPIVVSHGGALTAVLASLLGLPIADAWAQPRFAHPNAALTELERGGEDWHPVRLADAAHLNGMEKTLPEIN, encoded by the coding sequence ATGCCCCCCGCCCGTCTCTTCCTCGTCCGCCACGCCCGGACCGCCGCGAACGTCTCCTGCATCCTGCGGGGTCCCACCGGCGCAGATGACCCCCTCGACCCGCTGGGGGAGACCCAGGCCCGCCTCGTCGCCGCCCACCTCGCCGCCCTGCACCTGCCCACCCCGCGCGTCTACGCCAGCCCCTACCGCCGCGCCCGCCAGACCGCCCAGCCTATCGCCGACGCCCTCGGCGTCCCCGTCACCGTCCTCGAAGGCGTCCACGAGATCGACCCCGGCGAGTGGGTGGGCCGCCCCTACGCCGACCTCCGCACCCACGCCCACACCCTGCGAAGGGAGGACGGCACCCTGGGCTTCCCCGGCGGCGAGAGCCTGGAGGAGGTCGGTGAGCGCTTCCGCCGCGCCCTGAACCGCTTACCCCCAGGCGAGACCCCCATCGTCGTCTCCCACGGCGGGGCGCTGACCGCCGTTCTCGCCAGCCTCCTCGGCCTTCCCATCGCCGACGCCTGGGCCCAGCCCCGCTTCGCCCACCCCAACGCCGCCCTCACCGAACTCGAACGAGGGGGAGAGGACTGGCACCCCGTGCGCCTGGCCGACGCGGCCCACCTGAATGGGATGGAGAAGACGCTCCCCGAAATAAATTAA
- a CDS encoding Gfo/Idh/MocA family oxidoreductase produces MSVTFAVLGCGNRGADVYARHLAAQGARVTHLVDPRPARLVEVAARHGLGPEACFQSVEAFFALGRVADAVVIATPDDAHVGPCLRALALGYDVLLEKPVCLEERDLDVLLAAEAASRGRVTVCHVLRATPFFRGVRAVLDSGRLGRLVGITHAENVAYWHYAHSYVRGNWRASPPAAPFVLAKACHDLDLLRWFAGAPPVRVSSEGALVHFRPEEAPPGAQGRCVTCPVVDCPYDARVIYGTRDPARWPVTVLTAGGVSLSEALSAGPYGRCVYHADNDVVSHQTVTAVFGNGVTAGLTVSAFTHNNTRTLRLLGTHGELRAQMERGEIEVHSFRTGEVERITVDVGGNHGGGDTALVAGWLASLRGEAGVPTPLAESLDSHRLAFAAERARLGGTVEGVGT; encoded by the coding sequence GTGAGCGTGACCTTCGCCGTCCTGGGCTGCGGCAACCGCGGCGCGGACGTGTATGCCCGGCACCTGGCGGCGCAGGGGGCGCGGGTGACCCACCTCGTCGACCCCCGGCCGGCCCGGCTCGTGGAGGTCGCCGCGCGGCACGGGCTGGGGCCGGAGGCGTGTTTTCAGAGTGTGGAGGCTTTCTTCGCCCTCGGCCGGGTGGCGGATGCCGTCGTGATCGCCACGCCGGACGACGCGCACGTGGGGCCGTGTCTGCGCGCCCTCGCCCTCGGGTACGACGTGCTGCTCGAAAAGCCGGTGTGCCTGGAGGAGCGTGACCTGGACGTGCTCCTCGCGGCGGAGGCGGCCTCGCGGGGCCGGGTCACCGTCTGCCACGTGTTGCGGGCGACTCCCTTTTTCCGGGGGGTCCGGGCGGTGCTCGACTCGGGACGGCTGGGGCGGCTGGTGGGGATCACGCACGCGGAGAATGTGGCGTACTGGCACTACGCGCACTCGTACGTGCGGGGGAACTGGCGCGCCAGCCCACCCGCCGCGCCCTTCGTGCTCGCCAAGGCGTGCCACGACCTCGACCTGCTGCGGTGGTTCGCGGGGGCCCCGCCCGTGCGGGTGAGCAGCGAGGGGGCCCTCGTCCACTTTCGCCCGGAGGAGGCGCCGCCGGGGGCCCAGGGCCGCTGCGTGACCTGCCCGGTGGTGGACTGCCCCTACGACGCGCGGGTGATCTACGGGACGAGGGATCCGGCCCGCTGGCCCGTCACCGTGCTGACGGCGGGGGGCGTGTCGCTCTCCGAGGCGCTGTCGGCGGGTCCCTACGGGCGCTGCGTGTATCACGCGGACAACGACGTGGTGAGCCACCAGACGGTGACCGCCGTGTTCGGAAACGGGGTGACCGCGGGGCTGACGGTGAGTGCCTTTACCCACAACAACACCCGGACGCTGCGGCTGCTGGGCACCCACGGCGAGCTGCGGGCGCAGATGGAGCGCGGCGAGATCGAGGTCCACAGCTTCCGCACGGGCGAGGTGGAGCGGATCACGGTGGACGTGGGCGGCAACCACGGGGGCGGCGACACGGCGCTGGTCGCGGGGTGGCTGGCGTCCCTGCGCGGGGAGGCGGGGGTGCCCACGCCACTCGCGGAGTCGCTCGACTCGCACCGGCTGGCCTTTGCGGCGGAGCGGGCGCGGCTGGGAGGGACGGTGGAGGGGGTGGGGACGTGA
- a CDS encoding dipeptide epimerase codes for MSVRRETLELHTARPFGIARWTHSTYPRTFVTFESGGVTGRGEAAPNAYYGETVATVAAVLPLLAGALTDGWDWDGLQERLGARMPGGHPSVKCALETAAVEWAASSAGVPVWRRLGLSPAPILESSFTVGLGPLEDMRREAREAVARGHGVLKVKLGTNEDEAILEALREEAPGVALRVDANAAWTRPQVRRMLGVLDAARVELLEQPLAAGDLEGHAELRRLSSLPLAADESLHRVPDVPRLAGAFDGVNLKLAKLGGAAAGAGGRAAGPGAMMGCMIESSRGIAAAHLAGLCDGADLDGALLLGDDPFTGLEWQAGRLARPTGVGWGVEWR; via the coding sequence GTGAGCGTCCGCCGGGAGACGCTGGAGCTGCACACGGCGCGGCCTTTCGGGATCGCGCGCTGGACGCACTCTACGTACCCGCGCACCTTCGTGACCTTCGAATCGGGGGGGGTGACGGGCCGGGGGGAGGCGGCGCCGAACGCGTACTACGGCGAGACGGTCGCGACGGTGGCGGCGGTGCTGCCGCTGCTGGCCGGCGCACTGACGGACGGCTGGGACTGGGACGGGCTGCAAGAAAGGCTGGGCGCGCGGATGCCGGGAGGGCACCCCAGCGTGAAGTGTGCGCTGGAGACGGCGGCCGTGGAGTGGGCGGCGTCTTCGGCGGGGGTGCCGGTGTGGCGGCGGCTGGGGCTCTCGCCCGCGCCGATTCTGGAAAGCAGCTTCACGGTGGGCCTCGGCCCGCTGGAGGACATGCGCCGGGAGGCCCGCGAGGCGGTAGCGCGCGGGCACGGTGTCCTGAAGGTGAAGCTGGGGACGAACGAGGACGAGGCGATCTTGGAGGCGCTGCGGGAGGAGGCGCCCGGGGTGGCCCTGCGGGTGGACGCGAACGCGGCGTGGACCCGGCCCCAGGTGCGACGGATGCTGGGGGTGCTGGACGCCGCGCGGGTGGAGCTGCTTGAGCAGCCCCTGGCGGCGGGGGACCTGGAGGGGCACGCGGAGTTGCGGCGCCTGAGCTCCCTTCCCCTCGCGGCGGACGAGAGCTTGCACCGCGTCCCCGACGTGCCCCGGCTGGCGGGGGCCTTTGACGGGGTGAACCTCAAGCTCGCCAAGCTGGGGGGGGCCGCTGCGGGCGCTGGAGGCCGTGCGGCTGGCCCGGGCGCGATGATGGGCTGCATGATCGAGAGCAGCCGCGGGATCGCGGCGGCGCATCTGGCTGGCCTGTGCGACGGGGCGGACCTCGACGGGGCGCTGCTGCTGGGGGACGATCCCTTCACGGGGCTGGAATGGCAGGCGGGGCGACTGGCACGGCCCACGGGCGTCGGCTGGGGGGTGGAGTGGCGGTGA
- a CDS encoding C40 family peptidase encodes MSTPPVIPGLDPRLHAFDPARRLAEEALRGRLTGEGWRYLTPRAGWVGRARLSLRARPGADAPQVTEALPGEVLEVVEVREGGWAWVRTRHDGYLGWAQVAGLTFTPPPGEALTVAALRGHAFAGPRVSRAVVAELCLGARLGRRPGEVVTEGGRRWVPVWLPDGGEAWVGEGVLSPAPVADAADFALRLLETPYVWGGRSAWGLDCSGLTQLTYAALGRALPRDADQQQAALEAVGVPERGDLAFFPGHVGVMLDSRRMVHANATRMRVSVETLQEGEYGERLAREVTGFGRWGP; translated from the coding sequence ATGAGCACCCCGCCCGTGATCCCCGGCCTCGACCCGCGCCTGCACGCCTTCGACCCGGCAAGGCGGCTCGCCGAGGAGGCGCTGCGCGGGCGGCTGACGGGCGAGGGCTGGCGCTACCTCACGCCGAGGGCCGGCTGGGTGGGGCGGGCCCGGCTGAGCCTGCGGGCCCGCCCGGGGGCGGACGCCCCGCAGGTCACCGAGGCGCTGCCCGGCGAGGTGTTGGAGGTCGTCGAGGTGCGGGAAGGCGGCTGGGCGTGGGTCCGCACCCGGCACGACGGGTACCTGGGCTGGGCGCAGGTGGCGGGGCTGACCTTCACCCCGCCGCCCGGGGAGGCGCTGACCGTCGCGGCGCTGCGGGGACACGCCTTCGCGGGGCCGCGGGTGAGCCGGGCGGTGGTCGCGGAACTCTGCCTCGGGGCACGGCTGGGGCGCAGGCCGGGGGAGGTCGTGACCGAGGGGGGGCGGCGCTGGGTGCCGGTGTGGCTGCCGGACGGGGGGGAGGCCTGGGTGGGGGAGGGGGTGCTCTCCCCTGCCCCTGTGGCGGACGCGGCGGATTTCGCGCTGCGGTTGCTGGAGACGCCCTACGTCTGGGGCGGGCGCAGCGCGTGGGGGCTGGACTGCTCGGGGCTGACGCAACTGACGTACGCGGCGCTGGGCCGGGCCCTGCCGCGTGACGCCGACCAGCAGCAGGCGGCGCTGGAGGCGGTCGGGGTGCCGGAGCGGGGCGACCTCGCCTTTTTCCCGGGGCACGTGGGGGTGATGCTTGACAGTCGCCGGATGGTCCACGCGAACGCGACCCGGATGCGGGTGAGCGTGGAGACGCTTCAGGAGGGCGAGTACGGGGAGCGGCTGGCGCGGGAGGTCACGGGCTTCGGGCGGTGGGGGCCGTGA
- a CDS encoding dipeptidase: protein MNAEAGRDLTLGLETLRGRDPVAGQTATVTFGELRAAGVRVCFGTLFARPHGSGSPGGYTDHAGARAQALAQLDRYRRWEDAGCVRLLRAGREVEDHLAGGSEALGVVLLMEGADPVRDADDLAFWVGAGVRVVGPAWGRTRYAGGTDAPGPLTGAGRELVTAMRELGVALDASHLDDAAFWEAAELGPRLLATHANSRAVVPGNRHLTDEMARAVAASGGVIGLVFLSTFLRAGWDLGQARVPLSELAGHARHYAELVGWEQVGLGTDLDGGFGQEKAPLEIERYRDVPRFLDLLPPEHRAGVAGENWRRWLTRFLGAR, encoded by the coding sequence ATGAATGCGGAGGCGGGGCGGGACCTGACGCTGGGCCTGGAGACGCTGCGGGGGCGGGACCCGGTGGCGGGGCAGACGGCGACGGTGACCTTCGGGGAGTTGAGGGCGGCGGGAGTGCGGGTGTGCTTCGGGACGCTCTTCGCGCGGCCGCACGGTTCGGGGAGTCCGGGGGGGTACACGGACCACGCGGGGGCCCGCGCGCAGGCCCTGGCGCAACTGGATCGGTACCGGCGCTGGGAGGACGCGGGGTGCGTGCGGCTGCTGCGGGCGGGGCGCGAGGTGGAGGACCATCTCGCCGGAGGGTCGGAGGCGCTCGGGGTGGTGTTGCTGATGGAGGGGGCCGATCCGGTGCGGGACGCGGACGACCTGGCCTTCTGGGTGGGCGCGGGGGTGCGGGTGGTGGGTCCGGCGTGGGGGCGCACGCGCTACGCGGGGGGAACGGACGCGCCGGGGCCCCTGACGGGGGCGGGGCGCGAGCTGGTGACGGCGATGCGCGAGCTGGGGGTGGCGCTCGACGCCTCGCACCTCGACGACGCGGCGTTCTGGGAGGCGGCCGAGCTGGGGCCCCGCCTGCTCGCCACCCACGCGAACAGCCGCGCTGTCGTGCCCGGCAACCGGCACCTCACGGACGAGATGGCGCGGGCGGTGGCCGCGTCCGGGGGCGTGATCGGGCTGGTGTTCCTGAGCACCTTCCTGCGGGCGGGGTGGGACCTCGGGCAGGCGCGGGTGCCGCTCTCCGAGCTGGCCGGGCACGCGCGGCACTACGCCGAGCTGGTCGGCTGGGAGCAGGTGGGGCTGGGCACCGATCTCGACGGGGGCTTCGGGCAGGAAAAGGCCCCGTTGGAGATCGAACGCTACCGGGACGTGCCGCGCTTCCTCGACCTCCTGCCGCCGGAGCACCGTGCGGGGGTGGCCGGGGAGAACTGGCGGCGCTGGCTGACGCGCTTCCTTGGGGCACGATGA